In Taeniopygia guttata chromosome Z, bTaeGut7.mat, whole genome shotgun sequence, one genomic interval encodes:
- the SLC28A3 gene encoding solute carrier family 28 member 3 isoform X1 translates to MELAETNRDHSGVHNLAFQNDSDDHVDDTNLKGLGDNSQRIKDSQNKETVHINQGDEYINIESDLHENKHTSIDEDDEQPRLKGHLEKRYDEVCEFCKEHKTRIHYVIYGILITAYLAVVIAACSLNFQRALPLFVITILAIFFICWDFLIAKYEDRIAAFFSPGDRYLKKQWFWLKWVLCAALIIMIICWLIFDTTKRGSSQLISFGGLVMYIVLMLLFSKYPTQVAWRPVFSGIGMQFILGILILRTKVGFDVFNWLGIQIQTFLEYSDAGAKFVFGDKYTDHFFAFKVLPIVVFFSTVMSMLYHVGFMQWLVGKVGWIMHVFMGTTPVESLVAAGNIFVGQTESPLLVRPYLPYITKSELHAVMTAGFSTIAGSVLGAYISFGVSSSHLLTASVMSAPASLAASKLFWPETEKPLVTLRSGIQMAKSESKNLLEAASQGASTSIGLVANIAVNVISFLALLSFLDSALSWVGNLFDYPQLTFENICAYVFMPFSFMMGVDWEDSFIVGGLLGYKTFFNEFLAYERLSKRIQNREKGGSMYINGVKQYMTVRSEVIATYALCGFANFGSLGLVIGGLTSIAPSKKKEIADGAFRAMTAGTVACFMTACVAGMLTVPSPEVPCHILLGNASNFTDFPDNSTKLVECCQQLFASANHMEEIFPGGNYSLNPWKVCCQILGQPSFHCT, encoded by the exons ATGGAGCTGGCGGAGACCAACCGTGATCACTCAGGAGTGCACAATCTGGCCTTCCAG AACGACAGTGATGATCATGTGGATGATACAAATCTGAAAGGCCTTGGAGACAATTCACAGAGAATCAAGGATTCACAAAATAAGGAAACAGTGCATATTAATCag GGGGATGAATACATCAATATTGAGAGTGATCTGCATGAAAACAAACATACCTCCATAGACGAAGATGATGAGCAACCACGCTTGAAAGG ACATTTAGAAAAAAGGTATGATGAAGTCTGTGAATTTTGCAAGGAACATAAAACCAGAATTCATTATGTGATCTATGGAATTTTAATAACAG CATACTTGGCAGTAGTCATTGCAGCCTGCAGTTTGAATTTTCAGAGAGCTTTGCCACTCTTTGTCATCACTATCTTAGCCATCTTCTTCatctgctgggattttttgATAGCTAAGTATGAAGACAGAATTGCTGCATTCTTTTCCCCTGGAGACCGTTATCTGAAAAAACAGTGGTTTTGGCTGAAATG gGTCTTGTGTGCAGCTCTTATTATAATGATCATCTGCTGGCTCATCTTCGACACAACAAAACGAGGATCCAGTCAGCTAATCTCTTTTGGTGGGCTTGTGATGTACATTGTCTTGATGCTTCTCTTTTCCAAATATCCAACCCAA GTTGCTTGGAGACCAGTATTTTCAGGAATAGGAATGCAGTTTATCCTTGGTATTCTTATTCTGAGGACCAAAGTGGGTTTTGATGTATTTAACTGGCTAGGCATTCAGATCCAG ACCTTTCTGGAGTACTCTGATGCAGGTGCCAAGTTTGTGTTTGGTGACAAATACACAGatcatttctttgcttttaag GTTTTGCCAATTGTGGTTTTCTTCAGTACGGTTATGTCTATGCTTTACCATGTTGGATTCATGCAGTGGCTTGTTGGAAAG GTTGGTTGGATAATGCATGTCTTCATGGGAACAACTCCTGTTGAGTCTCTGGTAGCTGCGGGTAACATATTTGTGGGACAG ACAGAGTCTCCTCTCCTGGTACGGCCCTACTTACCATATATCACCAAATCTGAACTCCATGCAGTCATGACAGCAGGATTCTCAACTATAGCTGGAAGTGTCTTAGGAGCATATATTTCTTTTGGG GTTTCCTCCTCCCACCTGCTGACTGCTTCTGTTATGTCAGCACCAGCATCATTAGCTGCCTCCAAATTATTCTGGCCTGAAACTGAAAAGCCTCTGGTAACTCTGAGGAGTGGCATACAAATGGCAAAAAG TGAATCAAAGAATCTGCTGGAAGCAGCCAGTCAGGGTGCTTCTACCTCCATCGGGCTGGTAGCAAACATTGCTGTGAATGTGATCTCCTTCCTTGCCCTGCTAAGCTTCCTCGACTCAGCCCTTTCTTGGGTGGGCAACTTGTTTGACTATCCACAGCTGACCTTTGAG AACATTTGTGCTTATGTCTTCATGCCATTCTCTTTCATGATGGGAGTAGACTGGGAAGACAGTTTTATTGTTGGTGGACTGCTAGGTTACAAAACTTTCTTCAATGAATTTTTGGCTTATGAGCGCCTTTCAAAACGGATTCAAAACCGAGAAAAGGGCGGAAGCATGTACATTAATGGTGTGAAACAGTATATGACA GTTCGCTCTGAAGTCATTGCCACCTATGCTCTCTGTGGATTTGCCAACTTCGGCTCCCTGGGACTGGTAATAGGAGGCCTGA CAAGCATTGCTCCCtcaaaaaagaaggaaatagcTGATGGTGCTTTCAGAGCAATGACTGCAGGAACTGTGGCCTGTTTCATGACAGCCTGTGTCGCAG GAATGCTGACTGTCCCTAGTCCGGAAGTTCCTTGCCATATCTTATTAGGAAATGCTTCCAACTTCACAGATTTCCCTGACAACAGCACAAAGCTAGTTGAATGCTGCCAGCAACTCTTTGCCAG TGCAAATCATATGGAGGAGATCTTTCCTGGAGGAAACTACAGTCTGAATCCCTGGAAAGTGTGTTGCCAAATACTGGGTCAACCTTCTTTTCACTGCACTTAG
- the SLC28A3 gene encoding solute carrier family 28 member 3 isoform X2 gives MELAETNRDHSGVHNLAFQGDEYINIESDLHENKHTSIDEDDEQPRLKGHLEKRYDEVCEFCKEHKTRIHYVIYGILITAYLAVVIAACSLNFQRALPLFVITILAIFFICWDFLIAKYEDRIAAFFSPGDRYLKKQWFWLKWVLCAALIIMIICWLIFDTTKRGSSQLISFGGLVMYIVLMLLFSKYPTQVAWRPVFSGIGMQFILGILILRTKVGFDVFNWLGIQIQTFLEYSDAGAKFVFGDKYTDHFFAFKVLPIVVFFSTVMSMLYHVGFMQWLVGKVGWIMHVFMGTTPVESLVAAGNIFVGQTESPLLVRPYLPYITKSELHAVMTAGFSTIAGSVLGAYISFGVSSSHLLTASVMSAPASLAASKLFWPETEKPLVTLRSGIQMAKSESKNLLEAASQGASTSIGLVANIAVNVISFLALLSFLDSALSWVGNLFDYPQLTFENICAYVFMPFSFMMGVDWEDSFIVGGLLGYKTFFNEFLAYERLSKRIQNREKGGSMYINGVKQYMTVRSEVIATYALCGFANFGSLGLVIGGLTSIAPSKKKEIADGAFRAMTAGTVACFMTACVAGMLTVPSPEVPCHILLGNASNFTDFPDNSTKLVECCQQLFASANHMEEIFPGGNYSLNPWKVCCQILGQPSFHCT, from the exons ATGGAGCTGGCGGAGACCAACCGTGATCACTCAGGAGTGCACAATCTGGCCTTCCAG GGGGATGAATACATCAATATTGAGAGTGATCTGCATGAAAACAAACATACCTCCATAGACGAAGATGATGAGCAACCACGCTTGAAAGG ACATTTAGAAAAAAGGTATGATGAAGTCTGTGAATTTTGCAAGGAACATAAAACCAGAATTCATTATGTGATCTATGGAATTTTAATAACAG CATACTTGGCAGTAGTCATTGCAGCCTGCAGTTTGAATTTTCAGAGAGCTTTGCCACTCTTTGTCATCACTATCTTAGCCATCTTCTTCatctgctgggattttttgATAGCTAAGTATGAAGACAGAATTGCTGCATTCTTTTCCCCTGGAGACCGTTATCTGAAAAAACAGTGGTTTTGGCTGAAATG gGTCTTGTGTGCAGCTCTTATTATAATGATCATCTGCTGGCTCATCTTCGACACAACAAAACGAGGATCCAGTCAGCTAATCTCTTTTGGTGGGCTTGTGATGTACATTGTCTTGATGCTTCTCTTTTCCAAATATCCAACCCAA GTTGCTTGGAGACCAGTATTTTCAGGAATAGGAATGCAGTTTATCCTTGGTATTCTTATTCTGAGGACCAAAGTGGGTTTTGATGTATTTAACTGGCTAGGCATTCAGATCCAG ACCTTTCTGGAGTACTCTGATGCAGGTGCCAAGTTTGTGTTTGGTGACAAATACACAGatcatttctttgcttttaag GTTTTGCCAATTGTGGTTTTCTTCAGTACGGTTATGTCTATGCTTTACCATGTTGGATTCATGCAGTGGCTTGTTGGAAAG GTTGGTTGGATAATGCATGTCTTCATGGGAACAACTCCTGTTGAGTCTCTGGTAGCTGCGGGTAACATATTTGTGGGACAG ACAGAGTCTCCTCTCCTGGTACGGCCCTACTTACCATATATCACCAAATCTGAACTCCATGCAGTCATGACAGCAGGATTCTCAACTATAGCTGGAAGTGTCTTAGGAGCATATATTTCTTTTGGG GTTTCCTCCTCCCACCTGCTGACTGCTTCTGTTATGTCAGCACCAGCATCATTAGCTGCCTCCAAATTATTCTGGCCTGAAACTGAAAAGCCTCTGGTAACTCTGAGGAGTGGCATACAAATGGCAAAAAG TGAATCAAAGAATCTGCTGGAAGCAGCCAGTCAGGGTGCTTCTACCTCCATCGGGCTGGTAGCAAACATTGCTGTGAATGTGATCTCCTTCCTTGCCCTGCTAAGCTTCCTCGACTCAGCCCTTTCTTGGGTGGGCAACTTGTTTGACTATCCACAGCTGACCTTTGAG AACATTTGTGCTTATGTCTTCATGCCATTCTCTTTCATGATGGGAGTAGACTGGGAAGACAGTTTTATTGTTGGTGGACTGCTAGGTTACAAAACTTTCTTCAATGAATTTTTGGCTTATGAGCGCCTTTCAAAACGGATTCAAAACCGAGAAAAGGGCGGAAGCATGTACATTAATGGTGTGAAACAGTATATGACA GTTCGCTCTGAAGTCATTGCCACCTATGCTCTCTGTGGATTTGCCAACTTCGGCTCCCTGGGACTGGTAATAGGAGGCCTGA CAAGCATTGCTCCCtcaaaaaagaaggaaatagcTGATGGTGCTTTCAGAGCAATGACTGCAGGAACTGTGGCCTGTTTCATGACAGCCTGTGTCGCAG GAATGCTGACTGTCCCTAGTCCGGAAGTTCCTTGCCATATCTTATTAGGAAATGCTTCCAACTTCACAGATTTCCCTGACAACAGCACAAAGCTAGTTGAATGCTGCCAGCAACTCTTTGCCAG TGCAAATCATATGGAGGAGATCTTTCCTGGAGGAAACTACAGTCTGAATCCCTGGAAAGTGTGTTGCCAAATACTGGGTCAACCTTCTTTTCACTGCACTTAG